A single genomic interval of Rhodopseudomonas palustris harbors:
- a CDS encoding DUF1285 domain-containing protein, which produces MAKQGQSSPHNLDGLTEAAREAAASAAKGKGLPPVHLWNPPFCGDLDMRIASDGTWFYLGTPIGRPALVRLFSTILKREGDKHFLVTPVEKVGIKVDDAPFLAVEMVKDADERGALLRFRTNVDDWVTCDADHRLRFEVAEDGGVTPYLHVRADLWAKVTRAVYYDLVDIGEERVVDGRSMFGIASGGAFFAMADAELMREAH; this is translated from the coding sequence ATGGCGAAGCAAGGGCAGAGTTCACCGCACAATCTCGACGGCCTCACCGAGGCCGCGCGGGAGGCCGCGGCGAGCGCCGCCAAGGGCAAGGGCTTGCCGCCCGTGCATCTTTGGAACCCGCCGTTCTGCGGCGATCTCGACATGCGCATCGCTTCGGACGGAACCTGGTTCTATCTCGGCACGCCGATCGGCCGCCCCGCTTTGGTGCGGCTGTTCTCGACCATTCTGAAGCGCGAGGGCGACAAGCACTTCCTGGTGACCCCGGTCGAGAAGGTCGGCATCAAGGTCGACGATGCGCCGTTTCTCGCGGTCGAAATGGTCAAGGATGCGGACGAGCGCGGGGCGCTGCTGCGCTTCCGCACCAATGTCGACGACTGGGTGACGTGTGATGCCGACCACCGGCTGCGGTTCGAAGTTGCCGAAGACGGCGGAGTGACACCGTACCTTCACGTGCGTGCCGATCTGTGGGCCAAGGTGACGCGGGCGGTGTATTACGATCTGGTTGACATCGGTGAGGAGCGAGTGGTCGATGGTCGCTCGATGTTCGGCATTGCGTCCGGCGGCGCGTTCTTCGCCATGGCCGATGCCGAGCTGATGAGGGAAGCGCATTGA
- a CDS encoding CoA pyrophosphatase produces MTGTQSASGSISSADFFDRAQRRLRFDVPAALTDAGVIPATGDQGNDQMLRTIAQERPIRPAAVLIPVVEHAEPTVLLTMRAAHLNDHAGQIAFPGGKIDATDNSPLDAALREAEEEIGLDRSYVEPIGYLDVYGTSFGFRILPTVARVRPGFELAINKSEVDDAFEVPLAFLMDPGNHQLHSKEFRGAQRSYYAMPFAERYIWGATAGILRALYERVCLP; encoded by the coding sequence ATGACGGGAACGCAGTCTGCCAGCGGTAGCATCAGTTCGGCGGACTTCTTCGATCGGGCCCAGCGGCGGCTGCGGTTCGACGTGCCGGCGGCGCTCACCGACGCCGGGGTGATTCCCGCCACCGGTGATCAGGGCAACGATCAGATGCTGCGCACCATCGCGCAGGAACGGCCGATCCGTCCCGCTGCGGTGCTGATTCCGGTGGTCGAGCACGCCGAGCCGACCGTGCTGCTGACGATGCGGGCCGCGCATCTCAACGATCACGCCGGCCAGATCGCGTTTCCCGGCGGCAAGATCGACGCCACCGACAATTCGCCGCTCGATGCCGCCTTGCGCGAGGCCGAGGAAGAGATCGGGCTCGATCGCTCCTATGTCGAGCCGATCGGCTATCTCGATGTCTATGGCACCAGTTTCGGTTTCCGGATTTTGCCGACGGTGGCGCGGGTGCGGCCGGGCTTTGAACTTGCCATCAACAAATCGGAAGTCGACGACGCCTTCGAAGTACCGCTCGCGTTCCTGATGGACCCCGGAAATCATCAATTGCACAGCAAGGAATTTCGCGGCGCGCAGCGGTCCTACTACGCGATGCCGTTCGCCGAGCGCTACATCTGGGGGGCGACGGCGGGCATTCTGCGCGCGCTGTACGAACGGGTCTGCCTGCCATGA
- a CDS encoding DUF6111 family protein gives MIRVVLTEIGIFLIPFVLYAAFLIATRSAMLHRASWPLRVVGWLVATALVLVIVSLLLLVHYSGAPPGSTYVPAHLENGRLVPGVEK, from the coding sequence ATGATCCGTGTCGTCCTTACTGAGATCGGAATTTTCCTCATACCTTTCGTGCTGTACGCGGCCTTCCTGATCGCCACACGGTCGGCGATGTTGCATCGTGCCTCTTGGCCGTTGCGCGTGGTCGGGTGGCTGGTGGCGACAGCGCTGGTGCTTGTGATCGTGAGCTTGCTGTTGCTGGTGCACTATTCGGGCGCACCGCCGGGATCGACCTATGTTCCGGCGCATCTGGAGAACGGCAGGCTGGTGCCTGGGGTAGAGAAATGA
- a CDS encoding CCA tRNA nucleotidyltransferase, translating to MTDMPVRSDAPWLHTGPAARVLALLNGDGEEARVVGGAVRNALLGEPIGDVDIATTALPDEVIRRAKAGGIKAVPTGIEHGTVTLVVEGHGFEITTLREDVETFGRKAKVAFGRDWERDAQRRDFTINALSMSADGAVHDYVGGLVDIAARRVRFIGDPDQRIAEDYLRILRFFRIHAAYGAGEPDRDAYLACIRGRGGLAALSAERQRMEMLKLMIADGAEASVVAMADGGLLLAVLGGVAYLGAFAAMIGAERALGLEADPVRRLGALAVAVTEDAKRLAQRLRLSNVEAKRLDSMGHRWWRLAGMDEATARRRLYRLGEARFHDRMMLAWARAGRGADPAPWRQLIALPQRWQAPTFPLKAADFLARGFAAGPALGHVLTLAEDAWLAADFPLDPAALRTIADQTAARFARDHLL from the coding sequence ATGACCGACATGCCAGTGCGCAGCGATGCGCCGTGGCTACACACGGGACCGGCGGCGCGGGTACTCGCGCTGCTGAACGGCGACGGAGAAGAGGCGCGGGTGGTCGGTGGCGCCGTGCGCAACGCGTTGCTCGGCGAGCCGATCGGCGATGTCGACATCGCCACCACCGCACTGCCCGACGAAGTGATCCGCCGCGCCAAGGCCGGCGGTATCAAGGCGGTGCCCACCGGGATCGAGCACGGCACCGTGACGCTGGTGGTCGAAGGCCACGGTTTCGAAATCACCACGCTGCGCGAAGACGTCGAGACCTTCGGCCGCAAGGCCAAGGTGGCGTTCGGCCGGGATTGGGAGCGCGACGCGCAGCGCCGTGACTTCACCATCAACGCTCTGTCGATGTCGGCCGACGGGGCGGTGCACGACTACGTCGGCGGCCTCGTCGACATCGCGGCGCGCCGCGTGCGGTTCATCGGCGATCCCGACCAGCGCATCGCCGAGGATTACTTGCGCATCCTGCGGTTCTTCCGCATCCACGCCGCCTATGGTGCCGGCGAGCCGGATCGCGACGCGTATTTGGCCTGCATCCGCGGCCGCGGCGGTCTTGCCGCGTTGTCGGCGGAGCGGCAGCGGATGGAGATGTTGAAGCTGATGATCGCGGACGGCGCCGAAGCCTCGGTGGTGGCGATGGCCGATGGTGGGCTGCTGCTCGCGGTGCTTGGCGGTGTCGCTTATCTCGGTGCCTTTGCGGCGATGATCGGCGCAGAACGTGCGCTCGGGCTCGAGGCCGATCCGGTGCGACGGCTCGGCGCGCTGGCCGTGGCTGTCACCGAGGATGCCAAGCGGCTGGCCCAGCGGCTGCGGCTGTCGAACGTCGAAGCCAAGCGGCTCGACTCGATGGGCCACCGCTGGTGGCGGCTTGCCGGCATGGACGAAGCGACCGCGCGGCGGCGGCTATATCGGCTCGGCGAAGCGCGGTTTCACGACCGCATGATGCTGGCCTGGGCGCGCGCCGGTCGCGGCGCCGATCCAGCGCCGTGGCGCCAACTGATCGCGCTGCCGCAGCGCTGGCAGGCGCCGACCTTCCCACTCAAGGCCGCAGATTTCCTCGCGCGCGGCTTTGCTGCCGGGCCGGCGCTCGGCCACGTGCTGACGCTGGCTGAAGATGCTTGGCTGGCGGCCGATTTCCCGCTCGATCCGGCCGCGCTCCGCACCATCGCTGATCAGACCGCGGCACGCTTCGCACGCGATCATCTGCTGTAG
- a CDS encoding YodC family protein: MDLKPGDIVMLKSGGQAMTVAEASDDSATCLWMGEDGDLFRETLPLAVLDSIAVEVDDDEDEDDDLDEDEQTKVA; encoded by the coding sequence ATGGACTTGAAACCGGGCGATATCGTCATGCTGAAATCCGGCGGCCAGGCGATGACGGTGGCGGAAGCCAGCGACGACAGCGCCACCTGTCTGTGGATGGGTGAAGACGGCGATCTGTTCCGCGAGACCCTGCCGCTGGCCGTGCTCGATTCCATCGCCGTCGAAGTCGACGATGATGAGGACGAAGACGACGATCTCGACGAAGACGAGCAGACCAAGGTCGCCTGA
- the queE gene encoding 7-carboxy-7-deazaguanine synthase encodes MSYAVKEIFLTLQGEGAHAGRAAVFCRFAGCNLWTGREQDRDQATCKFCDTDFIGTDGTLGGRYASAEHLADTIAEQWGGDARDRYVVITGGEPLLQLDGELITALHARGFAIGVETNGTIEPPVGIDWLCVSPKAGAELRIRRGDELKLVYPQPDAMPEEFAALEFERFSLQPMDGPDRDDNTTRAIAYCLKHPQWRLSLQTHKITGIR; translated from the coding sequence GTGAGCTACGCGGTTAAGGAGATATTTCTGACGTTGCAGGGCGAAGGCGCCCATGCCGGCCGCGCAGCCGTGTTCTGCCGCTTCGCCGGTTGCAATCTGTGGACCGGCCGCGAACAGGACCGCGATCAGGCGACCTGCAAATTCTGCGATACGGACTTCATCGGCACCGACGGCACGCTCGGCGGCCGCTACGCCAGCGCCGAGCATCTCGCCGACACCATCGCCGAGCAGTGGGGCGGAGATGCGCGCGACCGCTACGTGGTGATCACCGGCGGCGAGCCGCTACTGCAGCTCGACGGCGAACTGATCACCGCACTGCACGCGCGCGGCTTCGCGATTGGCGTGGAGACCAACGGCACGATCGAGCCGCCGGTCGGCATCGACTGGCTGTGCGTCAGTCCTAAGGCAGGTGCCGAGTTGCGCATCCGCCGCGGCGATGAGTTGAAGCTGGTGTATCCGCAGCCAGATGCGATGCCGGAAGAGTTTGCGGCGCTCGAGTTCGAGCGGTTTTCGCTGCAACCGATGGACGGCCCGGACCGCGACGACAACACCACCCGCGCGATCGCTTACTGCCTGAAGCACCCGCAATGGCGGCTCAGCCTGCAGACTCACAAGATCACCGGCATCAGGTAG
- a CDS encoding tRNA (cytidine(34)-2'-O)-methyltransferase, whose amino-acid sequence MRIALFQPDIPQNTGTILRFCACLNVEAHIIEPAGFPTSDRHFRRSGMDYLDQVSIVRHDSWLKFEQWRKTAGWRLILLTTKGERPYFEQRYQPTDVLMLGRESAGVPDDVAAAADARVVIPMQPGLRSLNIAMAAAVVTGEALRQTQFAQ is encoded by the coding sequence ATGCGCATCGCCCTGTTTCAACCCGACATCCCGCAAAACACCGGCACTATTCTTCGGTTTTGCGCCTGTTTGAACGTTGAAGCGCACATCATCGAGCCGGCCGGCTTTCCCACCTCTGATCGGCATTTCCGTCGCTCCGGGATGGACTACCTGGATCAGGTGAGCATCGTCCGGCACGATTCTTGGCTAAAATTCGAGCAATGGCGGAAAACCGCGGGTTGGCGGCTGATTTTACTTACGACCAAAGGTGAAAGGCCTTATTTCGAACAGCGTTACCAACCGACTGACGTGCTGATGCTCGGCCGGGAAAGTGCCGGGGTCCCGGACGACGTCGCGGCTGCCGCAGATGCCAGGGTAGTAATTCCTATGCAGCCCGGCCTGCGCTCGCTCAACATCGCGATGGCCGCGGCCGTGGTGACCGGCGAGGCGTTGCGGCAAACCCAGTTCGCACAGTGA
- the petA gene encoding ubiquinol-cytochrome c reductase iron-sulfur subunit: MTTEASAEPTRRDFLYIATGAVAAVGAAAAVWPFISQMNPDASTIAAGAPIEVDLTPIAEGQDIKVFWRGQPIYIMNRTKKQVEEARNTPLSDLKDPQTDQARTKEGHENWLVVVGICTHLGCIPIAHEGKYDGFFCPCHGSQYDSSGRIRQGPAPLNLPIPPYQFVSDTKVQIG; encoded by the coding sequence GTGACGACAGAGGCTTCGGCGGAACCGACACGCCGTGATTTTCTCTATATCGCAACCGGCGCGGTTGCCGCCGTCGGTGCGGCGGCTGCGGTGTGGCCGTTCATCTCGCAGATGAACCCGGACGCGTCGACGATCGCCGCCGGCGCGCCGATCGAAGTCGATCTGACCCCGATCGCTGAAGGTCAGGACATCAAGGTGTTTTGGCGCGGTCAGCCGATCTACATCATGAACCGCACCAAGAAGCAGGTCGAAGAAGCGCGCAACACGCCGCTGTCCGACCTCAAGGATCCGCAGACCGATCAGGCGCGGACCAAGGAAGGCCACGAGAACTGGCTGGTCGTGGTCGGCATCTGCACCCATCTGGGCTGCATTCCGATCGCGCACGAGGGCAAATACGACGGGTTCTTCTGCCCGTGCCATGGTTCGCAGTACGACAGCTCCGGTCGTATCCGCCAGGGGCCGGCGCCGCTCAACCTGCCGATTCCTCCCTACCAATTCGTCTCCGACACCAAAGTCCAGATCGGCTGA
- a CDS encoding cytochrome c1, whose protein sequence is MSGPSTYQPQSPLMKWLEQRLPIAGLVHSSFIAYPTPRNLNYWWTFGAILSMMLAVQIVTGIVLAMHYTPHVDLAFDSVERIVRDVNYGWLLRNMHAAGASMFFIAVYVHMLRGLYYGSYKAPREVLWILGVIIYLLMMATGFMGYVLPWGQMSFWGATVITNLFSAFPIVGDSIVTLLWGGYSVGNPTLNRFFSLHYLLPFVIAGVVVLHVWALHVTGQNNPAGVEPKTEKDTVPFTPYATLKDVFGMSCFLVFYSWFIFYMPNYLGDAENYVPANPGVTPPHIVPEWYYLPFYAILRSIPNKLMGVIAMFGAIIVLLFLPWLDSCKVRSSRYRPMAKRFFWAFVVTCLVLGWLGSKPAEGIYTTLGQVFTFFYFAYFLIVLPVLGRMEKTLPLPNSIAEDVLNKGKVAKAVAGLVAVLFAGGLMVGGVQPAKANEGGENPPSLQWSFAGPFGTYDRAQLQRGFKIYKEVCSNCHSLKLLQYRNLAEPGGPGFTVEQAKEIAAAAQIKDGPNDQGEMFERPGRLADTFHSPFPNEQAARAANGGAAPPDMSLLAKARTYPRGFPQFIFDFFTQFQEQGPNYIAALLQGYEDTPPEGFSLPDGSFYNKWYPGHSIKMPPPIQAGMVSYDDGTPETLEQYAKDISTFLVWASEPHMEARKRLGLQVMIFLVILSSLLYFVKRKVWSNVH, encoded by the coding sequence ATGAGCGGACCCTCGACCTATCAGCCACAAAGCCCCTTGATGAAGTGGCTGGAGCAGCGCCTGCCGATCGCGGGCCTCGTTCATTCCTCCTTCATCGCCTACCCGACGCCGCGTAACCTGAACTACTGGTGGACGTTCGGTGCCATCCTGTCGATGATGCTGGCGGTGCAGATCGTCACCGGCATCGTGCTGGCGATGCACTACACCCCGCATGTCGATCTCGCCTTCGACTCGGTCGAGCGCATCGTTCGTGACGTCAACTACGGCTGGCTGCTGCGCAACATGCACGCCGCCGGCGCGTCGATGTTCTTCATCGCCGTCTACGTCCACATGCTCCGCGGTCTGTACTACGGCTCGTACAAGGCGCCGCGCGAAGTGTTGTGGATCCTCGGCGTCATCATCTACCTGTTGATGATGGCGACCGGCTTCATGGGTTACGTGCTGCCGTGGGGCCAGATGAGCTTCTGGGGCGCCACCGTGATCACCAACCTGTTCTCGGCGTTCCCGATCGTCGGCGACAGCATCGTGACGCTGCTGTGGGGCGGCTATTCGGTCGGCAACCCGACCCTGAACCGCTTCTTCTCGCTGCACTACCTGCTGCCGTTCGTGATCGCCGGCGTGGTCGTGCTGCACGTCTGGGCGCTGCACGTCACCGGCCAGAACAACCCGGCCGGCGTCGAGCCGAAGACCGAGAAGGACACCGTTCCGTTCACGCCTTACGCGACCCTCAAGGACGTGTTCGGCATGTCGTGCTTCCTGGTGTTCTACTCCTGGTTCATCTTCTACATGCCGAACTACCTCGGCGACGCGGAGAATTACGTTCCGGCCAACCCGGGCGTGACCCCGCCGCACATCGTGCCGGAATGGTACTACCTGCCGTTCTACGCGATCCTGCGTTCGATCCCGAACAAGCTGATGGGCGTCATCGCGATGTTCGGTGCGATCATCGTGCTGCTGTTCCTGCCCTGGCTCGACAGCTGCAAGGTGCGCTCGTCCCGCTATCGGCCGATGGCCAAGCGCTTCTTCTGGGCCTTCGTGGTGACCTGCCTGGTGCTGGGCTGGCTCGGCTCGAAGCCTGCGGAAGGCATCTACACCACGCTCGGTCAGGTGTTCACCTTCTTCTACTTCGCCTACTTCCTGATCGTGCTCCCGGTGCTGGGTCGTATGGAAAAGACTCTGCCGCTGCCGAACTCGATCGCCGAAGACGTGCTCAACAAGGGCAAGGTCGCCAAGGCCGTTGCCGGCCTGGTGGCGGTGCTGTTCGCAGGCGGCCTGATGGTCGGCGGCGTGCAGCCGGCCAAGGCCAACGAAGGTGGCGAGAACCCGCCGTCGCTGCAGTGGAGCTTCGCGGGTCCGTTCGGCACCTACGATCGCGCCCAGCTGCAGCGTGGCTTCAAGATCTACAAGGAAGTCTGCTCCAACTGCCACTCGCTGAAGCTGTTGCAGTATCGCAACCTCGCCGAGCCGGGTGGCCCGGGCTTCACCGTGGAGCAGGCCAAGGAGATCGCGGCCGCTGCGCAGATCAAGGACGGTCCGAACGACCAGGGTGAGATGTTCGAGCGTCCCGGCCGGCTCGCCGACACCTTCCACTCGCCGTTCCCGAACGAGCAGGCTGCTCGTGCGGCCAACGGTGGTGCGGCTCCGCCGGACATGTCGCTGCTGGCCAAGGCGCGCACCTATCCGCGTGGCTTCCCGCAGTTCATCTTCGACTTCTTCACCCAGTTCCAGGAGCAGGGCCCGAACTACATCGCCGCGCTGCTGCAGGGCTACGAAGACACCCCGCCGGAAGGCTTCAGTCTCCCGGACGGCTCGTTCTACAACAAGTGGTACCCGGGCCACTCGATCAAGATGCCGCCGCCGATCCAGGCCGGCATGGTCAGCTACGACGACGGCACCCCGGAGACCCTCGAGCAGTACGCCAAGGACATCTCGACGTTCCTGGTGTGGGCTTCCGAGCCCCACATGGAGGCCCGCAAGCGCCTCGGTCTGCAGGTGATGATCTTCTTGGTCATCCTTTCCAGCCTGCTGTACTTCGTGAAGCGCAAGGTCTGGTCGAACGTCCACTAA
- a CDS encoding dienelactone hydrolase family protein yields MGTLITFKRPDGKEASGYLANAASGRAPGVVVIQEWWGLSEQIKGLTDRLALAGFDALAPDLYNGTVVPYHDTDAANKEMSSLDFMDATTQTVRGAVNYLSRNGAKVGLTGFCLGGAVTVIGACKIPELSAAVVFYGIPPEQAAKPSEVQVPMQGHFANRDDWCTPQVVDAFEAGLKAAGKQAEFFRYEADHAFVNEQRAAVHDREAAELAWSRSMQFFGKHLS; encoded by the coding sequence ATGGGCACGCTGATCACTTTCAAACGTCCGGACGGCAAGGAAGCGAGCGGCTATCTCGCCAACGCCGCCAGCGGCAGGGCGCCGGGCGTGGTGGTGATCCAGGAATGGTGGGGGCTGTCCGAGCAGATCAAGGGATTGACCGACCGCCTCGCGCTGGCCGGCTTCGATGCGCTGGCGCCCGATCTCTACAACGGCACGGTGGTGCCGTATCACGACACGGATGCCGCCAATAAAGAGATGAGCTCGCTCGACTTCATGGACGCCACCACCCAGACGGTGCGCGGCGCAGTGAACTATCTGTCGCGCAACGGCGCCAAGGTTGGTCTGACCGGCTTCTGCCTCGGCGGGGCGGTGACGGTGATCGGCGCGTGCAAGATTCCGGAACTGAGCGCTGCGGTGGTGTTCTATGGCATTCCGCCGGAGCAGGCCGCCAAGCCGTCCGAGGTGCAGGTACCGATGCAGGGCCACTTCGCCAATCGCGACGATTGGTGCACCCCGCAGGTGGTGGATGCGTTCGAGGCCGGATTGAAGGCCGCCGGCAAGCAGGCCGAGTTCTTCCGCTATGAGGCCGACCACGCCTTCGTCAACGAGCAGCGTGCGGCGGTGCATGACCGCGAGGCGGCGGAACTCGCGTGGAGTCGATCGATGCAGTTCTTTGGAAAGCATCTCTCCTGA
- a CDS encoding SDR family NAD(P)-dependent oxidoreductase yields MSPDSQKPRPPESNAPRRTMILTGASRGIGHATVIRFSSAGWRVITCSRHPFPEQCPWGAGPEDHIQVDLGDRADTLRAIDEIRERLDGGVLHALVNNAAISPKAAGGARLGTIDTEIDTWEHVFRVNFFAPILMARGLIEELKAVKGSVVNVTSIAGSRVHPFAGAAYATSKAALAALTREMAADFGHVGVRVNSIAPGEIDTSILSPGTEKIVEEQIPMRRLGTPDEVAKIIYVLCTETSSYVNGAEIHINGGQHV; encoded by the coding sequence ATGAGCCCCGACTCCCAAAAGCCGCGCCCGCCCGAGAGCAACGCGCCGCGCCGGACCATGATCCTGACCGGCGCCAGCCGCGGCATCGGCCACGCCACGGTGATCCGCTTCTCTAGCGCCGGCTGGCGAGTGATCACTTGCTCGCGCCATCCGTTTCCGGAGCAGTGCCCCTGGGGTGCCGGGCCGGAAGACCATATTCAGGTCGACCTCGGCGACCGTGCCGACACGTTGCGGGCGATCGATGAGATCCGCGAGCGGCTCGACGGCGGTGTGCTGCATGCACTGGTCAATAACGCCGCGATCTCGCCGAAAGCGGCGGGCGGCGCCCGTCTCGGCACCATCGACACCGAAATCGACACCTGGGAGCACGTGTTCCGGGTGAATTTCTTCGCGCCGATCCTGATGGCGCGCGGGCTGATCGAGGAACTGAAGGCGGTCAAGGGGTCGGTGGTGAACGTCACCTCGATCGCCGGTTCGCGGGTGCACCCGTTCGCCGGCGCCGCCTACGCCACCTCGAAGGCAGCGCTCGCGGCGCTGACCCGGGAGATGGCGGCGGATTTCGGCCATGTCGGCGTCCGGGTCAACTCGATCGCGCCGGGCGAGATCGATACGTCGATCCTGTCGCCGGGCACCGAAAAGATCGTCGAGGAGCAGATCCCGATGCGCCGCCTCGGCACCCCGGACGAGGTTGCCAAGATCATCTACGTGCTGTGCACCGAGACGTCGTCTTATGTGAACGGCGCCGAAATCCACATCAACGGCGGCCAGCACGTTTGA
- the pdxH gene encoding pyridoxamine 5'-phosphate oxidase, whose translation MSDPTIRPQSELTPGDFTAAENPFALFAEWLAEANKSEPNDPNAMALATVDPDGLPDVRMVLMKGYDEHGFVFYSHIASQKGRELAANPKAALLFHWKSLRRQIRIRGTVTPVTDTEADAYFATRPKQAQIGAWASKQSQPLESRFAFEQAIAKVTARHLIGDVPRPPGWSGWRITPSRIEFWHDRPFRLHDRIEFRRDTPDHPWTKTRLYP comes from the coding sequence ATGAGCGACCCTACGATCAGACCACAGAGTGAGTTAACGCCCGGTGATTTCACTGCGGCAGAGAATCCGTTTGCGCTGTTCGCTGAATGGCTTGCGGAAGCCAACAAGTCCGAACCCAACGATCCGAACGCGATGGCGCTGGCAACGGTCGATCCGGACGGCCTGCCCGACGTGCGCATGGTTCTAATGAAGGGCTATGACGAGCACGGTTTCGTGTTCTACAGCCACATTGCTAGTCAGAAGGGCCGCGAGCTGGCCGCCAATCCGAAGGCCGCGCTGCTGTTTCACTGGAAATCGCTGCGCCGGCAGATTCGGATTCGCGGCACCGTGACCCCGGTGACCGACACCGAGGCCGACGCCTATTTCGCGACCCGGCCGAAGCAGGCGCAGATCGGCGCCTGGGCGAGCAAGCAGTCGCAGCCGCTGGAAAGCCGGTTCGCGTTCGAGCAGGCGATCGCCAAGGTGACGGCGCGCCATCTGATCGGCGACGTCCCGCGGCCGCCTGGCTGGAGCGGCTGGCGGATCACGCCGAGCCGGATCGAGTTTTGGCACGACCGTCCGTTCCGCCTGCACGACCGCATCGAATTTCGCCGGGACACCCCGGATCACCCCTGGACCAAGACAAGGCTGTATCCATGA
- a CDS encoding RT0821/Lpp0805 family surface protein: protein MIAILIGASLGGCGMNGRDGAFAQMDSSDFTGSIGAVLPAREDGPTDADMALARIAASDVLTKGDKDSSQPWENPTTGARGSVTPLAAAYSNEGRTCRDFLASYVKERTESWMQGAACRTTQGHWEIRSLRPWRKS from the coding sequence ATGATAGCGATTCTAATCGGTGCCTCGCTCGGCGGCTGCGGCATGAACGGACGCGACGGGGCCTTTGCCCAGATGGACAGCAGCGACTTCACCGGCTCGATCGGCGCCGTGCTGCCGGCCCGCGAGGATGGCCCGACCGACGCCGATATGGCGCTGGCGCGGATCGCCGCCTCCGACGTGCTGACCAAAGGCGACAAGGATTCCAGCCAGCCGTGGGAGAATCCGACCACCGGAGCGCGGGGCTCGGTGACGCCTCTGGCGGCCGCCTACAGCAACGAAGGCCGCACCTGCCGCGACTTTCTCGCCTCCTATGTGAAGGAGCGGACCGAGAGCTGGATGCAGGGCGCGGCGTGCCGGACCACGCAGGGACATTGGGAAATCCGCTCGCTGCGGCCGTGGCGTAAGAGCTGA
- a CDS encoding DnaJ C-terminal domain-containing protein codes for MRDPYEVLGVQRDASAAAIKSAYRKLAKKHHPDSNKNDPKAAARFSEINSANEILGDETKRKQYDRGEIDAEGKPRFQGFPGGGGRAGGAGGFEQYSFRSGGGAPGGGFGGAAGFEDILNSMFGGAAGARGAGARGRTQGFDFDTGFAPDLDQSVSMTVTLEEATRGTEKRVRLPTGKELNVKIPAGVSAGQQIRLKGQGESAPGHRAGDLLITVNIAPHPYFKIDGNDLKLELPLTLYEAVLGAKVRVPTLTGAIELSIPKNTSSGRIFRLKGKGLPKGSAVGDLFVTTRIILPDGHDAALEKLMQKWRDDHPYNPRTELG; via the coding sequence ATGCGCGACCCCTATGAGGTCCTGGGGGTGCAGCGGGACGCCAGCGCTGCGGCGATCAAAAGCGCCTATCGCAAGCTGGCGAAGAAGCATCACCCCGACAGCAACAAGAACGATCCTAAAGCCGCCGCGCGCTTCTCTGAGATCAACTCCGCCAACGAAATCCTCGGCGACGAGACCAAGCGCAAGCAATACGACCGCGGCGAGATCGATGCCGAAGGCAAGCCGCGCTTCCAGGGTTTCCCTGGTGGTGGCGGCCGCGCGGGCGGCGCCGGTGGGTTCGAGCAATATTCCTTCCGCAGCGGCGGCGGTGCCCCCGGTGGCGGATTCGGCGGCGCGGCTGGTTTCGAGGACATCCTGAATTCGATGTTCGGCGGCGCAGCCGGCGCGCGCGGCGCCGGTGCGCGTGGTCGCACCCAGGGCTTCGACTTCGATACCGGCTTCGCGCCCGACCTCGATCAATCGGTGTCGATGACGGTGACGCTCGAAGAAGCGACACGCGGCACCGAAAAGCGGGTGCGGCTGCCGACCGGCAAGGAGCTCAACGTCAAGATTCCGGCCGGCGTCAGCGCGGGCCAGCAGATCCGGCTGAAAGGGCAGGGCGAGAGCGCGCCCGGTCACCGCGCCGGCGACCTGCTGATCACCGTCAACATCGCCCCGCATCCCTACTTCAAGATCGACGGCAATGATCTGAAGCTCGAGCTGCCGCTGACATTGTACGAGGCGGTGCTCGGCGCCAAGGTCCGGGTCCCGACGCTGACCGGCGCGATCGAATTGTCGATCCCGAAGAACACCTCCAGCGGCCGGATCTTCCGGCTCAAGGGCAAGGGGCTGCCGAAAGGCAGCGCGGTCGGCGATCTGTTCGTCACCACCCGCATCATTCTCCCGGACGGCCACGACGCCGCGCTGGAGAAGCTGATGCAGAAGTGGCGGGACGACCATCCCTACAATCCGCGGACCGAGCTCGGCTAA